In Montipora capricornis isolate CH-2021 chromosome 4, ASM3666992v2, whole genome shotgun sequence, the DNA window ACTCACTGAGAGAACGATCCACAACTCTGATTTCCAAAGAACGGCGTGACTTTACGCAAAGCCGGAATTGGAATGATTGGCAGATTTGGAATAAACTGTCAGTTTTGGCGGGACGTGTAAGCGTTAATAAGCAGTAATTTTATAGCTCAAGCGGACGTACTAGATGCCATTTTCAACCAGGCACaaatttgtcttgtttttattgCTGTTCTCGCGTACAAAGACACAaagaaatatcattttcaaaagatatatttattagcTGAGTTggttcactttttttttaaccacgCGTTTGTTATACGTTTTTACGTTCAGTTTAGGGGGTTCGACCGAACCACCCGAACCACCCCTAGATCCGCCCGCTGACCcctctgcttttcttatgttaatgatgttctCTTGCCAATAACTTGGAATTTGAATAAGAAAAgctgtgaggtttctatcaaaacaaggtcaactttATGGGGAGAATAAGCGAGGATAAATTGGCAAGGGTGAAAATTTACGGAGTTAAAAATCCCCATGAAAAAATTCTATGGTGGTTTGAAAACTCCAAAAAATAGGACTGAGTGGTAAGATACGTAATGAACAGCAATGGATAATTTTCACTACCGTCGATTTCAACGTTTCGAGAGAATGACTATGGTAACACAGAATACATGCTATTAAATAAccttttattttactttaaagAGCAGATTAAACATCAAGCGTctttacttttctttccttccagcttcatccttgatttgacaTTGGATCATCTCATCGAAAAAGCTTTCATTATTGAAGAATGGTAGATGGGAAGTTAGAAGCTGTGGAGCAGCAAATGCTAGAGCTTGCCATTGCGATAAGTGTAGAAGACAGGGATCGTGAAGGAAGGGCTCATTTTCATCTCGGTGGTGCTTACCTCAACCTACCTGATTATCAACAGGCCATAAAAAATTATGCACAAGCATTGCATATTTTCATAGAAATAAACTgcagggctggggagggattagcctatggaaatctgggaattgcctatCTTAGGCTAGGTAATTTCAAACAAGCCGTTGAGTACTATGAAaaatgtcttagtattgcaaaagaagtaggggatagggctggggagggatcagcctatggaaatctgggaaatgcctatcacaatctaggtaattttacacaagccattgagtactatgaaaaatgtcttagtattgctaaagaagtaggtaatagggcccgggagggatcaacctatggaaatctgggaaatgcttatcgcaatctaggtaattttaaacaagccattgagtactgcaaaaaacatcttagtattgctaaagaggTAGGTAATAAGGCTGacgagggatcagcctatggaaatctcggaaATGCCTATcatagtctaggtaattttaaacaagccattgagtattgcgaaaaatgtcttagtattgctaaagaagtaggtaatagggctggggagggatcaacctatggaagtctgggaaatgcctatcgcaatctaggtaattttaaacaagccattgagtactatgaaaaatgtcttagtattgctaaagaagtaggtaatagggccggggagggatcaacctatggaaatctgggaaatgcttatcgcaatctaggtaattttaaacaagccattgagtactgcgaaaaacatcttagtattgctaaagaagtaggggatagggctggggagggatcagcctatggaaatctgggaaatgcctatcatagtctaggtaattttaaacaagctattgagtactacgaaaaacatcttagtattgctaaagaggtaggggacagggctggggagggatcagcctatggaaatctgggaaatgcctatcttcgTCTaggcaattttaaaaaaggcatCGGGTACCAtaaaaaagatcttagtattgctaaagaagtaggggatagggctggggagggatcagcctatggaaatctgggaaatgcctatattaatctaggtaattttaaacaagctactgagtactacgaaaaacatcttagtattgctaaagaagtaggggatagggctggggagggatcagcctatggaaatctgggaaatgcctatcttagtctaggtaattttaaacaagccattgagtactacgaaaaagatcttagtattgctaaagaagtaggggatagggctgtggagggatcagcctatggaaatttGGGAAGTGGCTATcatagtctaggtaattttaaacaagccattgagtactacgaaaaacatcttagtattgctaaagaagtaggtaatagggctggggagggatcagcctatggaaagctgggaaatgcctatcgcaatctaggtaattttaaacaagccattgagtactacgaaaaagatcttagtattgcaaaagaagtaggtaatagggcaagagagggatcagcctatggaaatctgggaaatggtTATCTTAGTCTAAGTAATTTTAAAGAAGCTATTGAGTACTacaaaaaagatcttagtattgctaaagaagtaggggatagggctggcgagggatcaacctatggaaatctgggaaatgcctatcatagtctaggtaattttaaacgaGCCATTGAGTACGATAAAAAATGTCTTAGTATTaaaaaagaagtaggggatagggctggggagggatcagcctatggaaatctgggaaatggctatcttagtctaggtaattttaaacaagccattgagtactgcaaaaaacatcttagtattggaaaagaagtaggtaatagggctggggagggattagcctatggaaatctgggaaatgcctattgcaatctaggtaattttaaacaagccatcgagtactacgaaaaacatcttagtattgctaaagaagtaggtaatagggctggggagggatcagcctatggaaatctgg includes these proteins:
- the LOC138045432 gene encoding tetratricopeptide repeat protein 28-like, producing MVDGKLEAVEQQMLELAIAISVEDRDREGRAHFHLGGAYLNLPDYQQAIKNYAQALHIFIEINCRAGEGLAYGNLGIAYLRLGNFKQAVEYYEKCLSIAKEVGDRAGEGSAYGNLGNAYHNLGNFTQAIEYYEKCLSIAKEVGNRAREGSTYGNLGNAYRNLGNFKQAIEYCKKHLSIAKEVGNKADEGSAYGNLGNAYHSLGNFKQAIEYCEKCLSIAKEVGNRAGEGSTYGSLGNAYRNLGNFKQAIEYYEKCLSIAKEVGNRAGEGSTYGNLGNAYRNLGNFKQAIEYCEKHLSIAKEVGDRAGEGSAYGNLGNAYHSLGNFKQAIEYYEKHLSIAKEVGDRAGEGSAYGNLGNAYLRLGNFKKGIGYHKKDLSIAKEVGDRAGEGSAYGNLGNAYINLGNFKQATEYYEKHLSIAKEVGDRAGEGSAYGNLGNAYLSLGNFKQAIEYYEKDLSIAKEVGDRAVEGSAYGNLGSGYHSLGNFKQAIEYYEKHLSIAKEVGNRAGEGSAYGKLGNAYRNLGNFKQAIEYYEKDLSIAKEVGNRAREGSAYGNLGNGYLSLSNFKEAIEYYKKDLSIAKEVGDRAGEGSTYGNLGNAYHSLGNFKRAIEYDKKCLSIKKEVGDRAGEGSAYGNLGNGYLSLGNFKQAIEYCKKHLSIGKEVGNRAGEGLAYGNLGNAYCNLGNFKQAIEYYEKHLSIAKEVGNRAGEGSAYGNLGNAYLSLGHFKEAMEYHEHSLSIFKEIGDCPAEGKAWYLQGRDHELLGSFSYALSCYRLSVKHFDETRSSLKSEDEWKISFRDSYRVSYTALWRTLLKNGEIEEALYAAEKGRAQALMDILKDQYDIEFPSFSAFAPNQTLTAASELLPSQAVFVALDQNKITFWVLRKGSKISFRQNEIANGSADLLMETSFKGIGVRDGAKCENRSLDPLRSDLSYSKKLTTEKTVLPSSSSVNSLQPLYDVLLGPIADLLQGNELIVVPDGPFCLAPYSALSESIRIRTVPSLTAFNVIVGAPEDFHSKTGALLVGDPWLKEVTNKKGEPILEQLPCAKQEVEMIGQLLQTTPLTGKSATKSEVLKSMKSVALVHIAAHGFQKTGEIALAPNTERKSPIPEEEDFILKMSDVQTISLRARLVVLSCCHSGRGEVKSEGVVGIARAFLCAGARSVLVSLWAIDDEVTLLFMRSFYQHLVDGKSASTALQQAMKSLRESKQYCAIKHWAPFVLVGDDVTLEFPKK